Proteins found in one Bicyclus anynana chromosome 24, ilBicAnyn1.1, whole genome shotgun sequence genomic segment:
- the LOC112052415 gene encoding golgin subfamily A member 7 → MANNRIPSGPNTPGSQQTPTQQGIKIFIQRDYSEGTAVKFQTRFPPELEDRIDRQTFEFTMERLNEHFEMAETADCSTYCEGCLACLTAYFIYICTETHYEKHLRKISKFIATQNERVYNPRGIHITDPILRGLRVIEITIIDVPNCQSPTGNSTNSQLRHT, encoded by the exons ATGGCCAACAATCGTATACCGTCTGGTCCGAATACGCCCGGAAGCCAGCAGACACCCACGCAGCAgggtataaaaatattcatacagAGAGACTACTCTGAAGGGACTGCGGTCAAGTTCCAAACGAGGTTCCCACCGGAATTGGAAGATCGG atagacagacaaacatttgaATTTACAATGGAGAGATTGAATGAACATTTTGAAATGGCAGAGACGGCAGACTGCAGCACTTACTGTGAGGGGTGCCTGGCCTGCCTCACtgcttactttatttatatatgcaCAGAAACACATTATGAGAAG CACCTCaggaaaatatcaaaattcatagcAACACAGAACGAAAGAGTCTACAACCCGAGAGGTATACATATAACCGATCCAATACTCCGTGGGTTACGAGTCATTGAGATAACCATAATAGACGTCCCAAACTGCCAGAGTCCTACGGGTAACTCGACTAACTCACAGCTGAGGCACACTTGA